The DNA region CGGTGCTCTATTATCGTAGACACCAGACGCGTAAGGGTGAGACACAACGTCGTAAGGAACGAAAGGATAAAGCTCGGCTCTCTTACCGGTCCGGTGAATGATCCGAGCCACCACTCTGTTTGGCTCAACGTAACCAACCACAGTCACTTTCTGAGCATTAGCCTCGATGGTTACATCTCTCACCCCTTTCATTCCTTCTAAGGCTCTTCTCACTTTCCTCTCGCATCCTTCACAGTCTATCAAAACCCTCACATCCacccactacaagaaaaatgcgtTTTAATAACAGAACAGGATAGCGTTTTTTCGCTTTCTGCTGTGGTTGACATATCCGTTAGTTTTAGATAGCGTTTGTATTTTTGGAAACGCTATGATAGACCGGCATAATTAGAAACGCTATGATAGTATACATTTAATAGCACATAGAATAATAAACGCTACAATAACGTACTTTTTatatccctaaaccctaaacaaactGAACCCTATActctaagaaaaagaaaaataaacactAATAcagtaataatttttataatcttttagaacttaaactctaaatcttaaatataaaattataaacttaaatattttaaaattaaacatcaaacctatatacattaaatctaaaccaTGTATTATACATAATccttaaatataaaatcctaaacttcatatttgataGTTCTAAAATTTCAATACTAAAACATACatgttaaaaccaaaataaatttattatatgtatACTCCCAGAATTTCAACACAAAACcttaaactttttttatcaaaaaaaccttaaactcttaaaccctaaacaaacaCAATAAACTTAAAAccttaaaatttgaataaacaCAAAACtaccaaatcatttttttttaattatataatcacaAAATTCAAATCACACAAGTTTATATTTGAAATGTTAAATATGTTCTTATTTTTAAGTTCAAACCATTTGTAGATAAAAAAACCTTAAACTCTTATTTTAAAGTCATTATCCTAGTGCTCATTTCTTATTGGTTGATTCTTAAAATCTGGGATCTCTATTCTTGGCCATTGGATTACATAAATCAATGGCTAAGAATGCAATGTGGCTCTTTCTCGTTTAGCTTACTCTGTAagcttttctcttcttttttttttaataacagtGAACGCTTTTCTCTGTATCTCATCTAACAgattcattttttcttcttcttcttcttctctctgcaCCATCCATGGCGTAAGGTCCACCATCTCTCCTATTTCAACCGTCTCTCACCACCACAAGTCACCTGCAATCACGTTCGTGACTTCGCCGAACCGGGGCGTCCAAGGCCAGCCAAGCTCCGTCAAGAGAATCCTCAACCTCTGTATCTCGCTTTTGAGAGTCGCCGCTCAAAGTCCAAGGAAGAACACGCCCTCTACAGCGCCGGCCCATGAGAAGAATCAGCGCCGTCGGAGACAAACCCTAGAACCCCATCGTCCTCCGAACGGAGGTAACCATCGACTAACGAGACACCAAGACTGAGACTGTTAGAGAAGCGCCTCTGATTTTCATAAAATCTTGTCTGCTCTGTCAGGTTGAGTGGATTCTAAGAAGCAAGGAGGTGGGGGAGACATAAACACAGTggagaaaaaacaagaaaaaaggagaagatgaagaagcttGGAGGCCTCCACGACCTTTGCTATCCGTGGTTCGACGGCGGCGTTAAGAAAAGAGGAGGCCTGGTTTTCTTACTaggtttagttttggtttagttttggtttagttttagtttagttttggtttagttttggtttagttttagtttagttttggtttagttttggttaGGTTTTGgtttatacttttaatttgtaaatcatattctttttttacattaataaaaaattaaatatataaacgagtttaaattttaattatgtttctaatatttaattaatttttatttttatttgtttttatttttttttatttttttttttataataaaaataataacgaaAATTATTCgctattagaaaatatttaattgcagATAGAAAAGCGCTATCGTAGTGGAAGAAAAGATAGCATTGTTAAAAACCGCTATGTAATGTCCTTCACCTATTATGACGGGCGATGATACAGCGCTTCAAAAACCGCTATCATATCGTTATATAGCGTTTTTCGTCCGCTAATAAAacccatttttcttgtagtgaccgTCTAGTGATTTCCATCACAATATGTTAAAAAGATGCTCGGTCATATAAAACGTTAGTATGTATACGGATTGAATTGATTTTACCTGTAGACTTCTGTGTCTCTTGGAGCTACCATGGGAGGAGGAACAATCAAAGTATTCAGAGACGTGATCAAGAACACCCATgttttcttgatttcttcttttGAGTTGAAAGGGAACAAATAAGATATAAACTTTGAAGTTTGGAGatattagatataatttttttcctgGTTGTGATCACAAAATGAGTTTTAAATCTTGAAAATACGACCACCAAACTCTTTCTGTGCAACTCTGTAAGAAGTTTTCGAccatatgtttatatatgtcTATATGTGCTGGTATTTGGCATCAACTTTAGTGACTATGGGTGTGAGTTTGACTACCGAACAATAAGAAAAGGCAATACAGCTATATAATTCTTGGTGTGCATTAATCTTCTTATTAAAAAAGAGTTTTAATCTATATACGTCGCTTTTCTTATATATGCACCACCTCACAATAATTAATCTTGACAGACATATGAAACAGACATTTGCAGAATAATTCATGCTTGCTATTGATCGATATAAGTATTTCTTAAAATATCTTTGTACGCAATTATTTAAAAGCTGACTAAACTAAAGAATTAGATAAATGATCATTAATTGGAAGTTGGAATCTTTAAAATAGACTCGTGTTACGTAATGGTAAACCACTACTATTGACATGTTCATGCACATACAAAAATATGTCTCATCagcatatttgatttttttttgtgaactcAACACCATATTTAATTTGTTGTTATGGTTTTTGAATTGATAACTCTCAAGAGAAAACAACATCATGATTTTGAATTGATAACTCCTTCTACCTGCTGCAGATAATGAAAACAACATCATGTTTTTCAATCTTCTTTTTGTATTAATTTCTAGAGTTATACATTTCAATATTATTATAAGATAACTACAGCTTGTTCTATGGCAAATAAACAAAACGAGCGATAACAGTGATTTAATGGATATATGTAATGTAtaatatagtattatatataaaataggcaatatatgtatatttatatctttacaccaaaaaaatgtatgatatagtatataattttatgggCACCGGGCCATAGAACTAATTCACTAGGCTGTGTGGGGGAAAATAGcgaaaatatataattcttaGATGATAACTCTTACGTTTTATTtgtgatattttaaataaaggTCGGTTAGTTGTTACTTGCTGCAATATGAACGAGATATGTGATGACATAAGTACATAACGATTTTGTCATCACAAAGATTCTTATAATTGTGAAACTGAGAACAGGTGTCTATATCTATAACTCATACTCGAGGTGTTCATTATGTTTGCATCTGTAGTGAAAAGCTAAACTTCATATTGCCCGTATACCTTATCATTACCGAAAATAATCTGAAGTTCAAAAATAATGCCTGTTAAAAGAAAAGATGACAAAACAAGTTGGTGCTTCCACATAATACATCGTCATGGTAATAATGGTCCTTACAACTGAACTTACAGATGGAAAGTCATCAGCccattatattttttctttaaggCCCAATACAATCTTAATTTGCGATAAAgtatttatattatgtaatcCAAAAATAAGTGGAAAATATGATTGACCAAATTGAGTTTTATATTGGTCcattatgtatattttgattttaattatcCATATCCATATGTGGTTTGCAGTATATCAtcatttgtaaaataaaatatctacgTTAAGAATTTTTGCAgcaatacaataaaaaaaaacaagacaactctttattttagggtttttttaGTGATAAACCCCTTCAAATAAAGGTGAATCGTGAAATAATtactaaactaaaaatttaagaaaGAAACCATTAACTTCGTTAATGTTATTATTAGTCTTCTCCGTCTAAAGTATTTTAATAGAAGgtgaaaaacattaaaaatttgtaaattgaGAGTTTATAATGTTAAAAACTTAATTGTAGTATGAGATTTAACTTTTGGATAAGTCATAAATACAATAATGTGTTATAATTTTAACGTTTTAGAAATGAAACTTTAGTGGAATAAAATTCAAAAGGAAAAGAATCCCTTGTTTTACGTTGGTCcagaaaacaaagagaaaaagtaaatattttccTTTAAATACATTTCAACTTCATTTCTTGAGTTTCTACAGAATACTTTACCTTTTGCCTTTTTCCTTTATAGTACTTAAATCACTAACCAATTATTCATGGTAAAACATGAAAACGATGTATGTCTGTTTGAAACTTTGTTATATTTCCAAGTAGACctataaaactaaattaataaatacatttttgattaaataaataaaaattgagaaACAAAAATTGAATTGATGGAATGATTATGGAACTAGGAAATGAGGGcttttccaaacaaaaaaaaactaggaaACGAGGGAGTGTGAAAGGAACTAGGAAGATAAGTCAAATAAGTAACCAAAAAATATTACGTAAATTATGCAGAAGTATGGAATATTGTGTTGTATGTGACAAGTCGTGGCCTCGATACTTTAAGCCCTCTTGGAAACAAGAATTGGTccagagaaaaaaatatacgtTACCAACAACTTCTTTTTCAATTATCTCTACACCGAAAGTAACTGAACCGGGAAAGTAGGAGCCATTCAATGCCTGTCTGATCATCCGGTTATTGCACGAATAAAGTTCAGCACCATCAAAGGAAATATCATTACATCTAAAGAGAACTCGTTCATGAAAAAAGTCTTACTAGGTTCAGCTTTTAATATACGTTACCAAAACGGTCCATTGAGTTAAATCAGTCAATTTGACGAagaaagcaaatcaatcaaataGTATAAATGTATGGTTGGTACCTGATTTGTCAAATTATTGTTAGTCGTGCCAAGTATGTCGTATCAAAACGGTCTTTCATGTAA from Raphanus sativus cultivar WK10039 chromosome 8, ASM80110v3, whole genome shotgun sequence includes:
- the LOC108820746 gene encoding heavy metal-associated isoprenylated plant protein 25, translated to MGVLDHVSEYFDCSSSHGSSKRHRSLQWVDVRVLIDCEGCERKVRRALEGMKGVRDVTIEANAQKVTVVGYVEPNRVVARIIHRTGKRAELYPFVPYDVVSHPYASGVYDNRAPVGYVRNTEYDPHVSRLARASSTEVRYTTAFSDENASACVIM